In a genomic window of Coprococcus eutactus:
- the rpsT gene encoding 30S ribosomal protein S20 yields MANIKSAKKRINVIEKKTLRNKMIKSKVKTVIKKVEAAIAAGDKVAAQQALVVATSEINKAASKGIYHKNNAARKVSRLAVAVNKMA; encoded by the coding sequence TTGGCTAATATCAAATCTGCAAAGAAGAGAATCAATGTTATCGAGAAGAAGACACTTAGAAACAAGATGATCAAGTCTAAGGTTAAGACTGTTATCAAGAAGGTTGAGGCTGCTATTGCTGCTGGTGATAAGGTTGCTGCACAGCAGGCACTTGTAGTTGCTACATCTGAGATCAACAAGGCTGCTTCAAAGGGCATCTACCACAAGAACAACGCTGCTCGTAAGGTGTCACGCCTTGCAGTTGCTGTAAACAAGATGGCTTAA
- a CDS encoding vWA domain-containing protein, with protein sequence MERRKVIEAISAARSEIVMLYPFYGSILMNLRVALADCGTAATDMRRLIFDPQFVLRLSSEELQFVMMHEVMHNVLRHCIRGADKISEIYNVAADIVVNSDIMKSMGVTSFAVDGCEVMHKAPDGKEGYLYSAEDIYDMLLVRGMSLPGGDESSMQPAAQANKENKNQPLDRHDLWGQIKVDQELVDELNRILRQAIDDAGESGLAGMPMEIRRLAAELPDAGRVNWRELLHDFVQTACDDYDYSFNPVDRRYSDSEFLLPAFNETESYSVEDIWFVVDTSASVEDEALEVVYAELKSAVMQFTSFKAMLSFFDLQVTEPVEFDDVDSLMDIKPVGGGGTDFDSIFEYMADNMDEKLPRAVIILTDGYAEWPAEEMSQGVPVLWIIVDSNRMCPWGLTVQIEGE encoded by the coding sequence ATGGAGCGTAGAAAGGTTATAGAGGCGATAAGTGCAGCCCGTAGCGAAATAGTCATGTTGTATCCATTTTATGGATCAATACTGATGAACCTCAGAGTTGCTCTTGCGGATTGTGGTACGGCTGCAACTGATATGAGGCGGCTTATATTTGACCCGCAGTTCGTCCTCAGACTGAGCAGTGAGGAGCTTCAGTTTGTGATGATGCATGAGGTTATGCACAATGTACTGAGACACTGCATAAGGGGGGCGGATAAAATAAGTGAGATATACAATGTTGCGGCAGACATAGTCGTGAATTCAGATATTATGAAAAGCATGGGTGTCACATCATTTGCGGTTGACGGCTGTGAAGTTATGCACAAGGCTCCCGATGGCAAGGAGGGATACCTGTACAGTGCAGAGGATATATATGACATGCTACTGGTCAGAGGAATGTCTTTGCCCGGAGGAGATGAGAGTTCAATGCAGCCTGCAGCTCAGGCAAATAAGGAGAACAAGAACCAGCCACTTGATCGGCACGATCTGTGGGGACAGATAAAGGTAGATCAGGAGCTTGTAGATGAGCTCAACAGGATCCTCAGACAGGCGATAGATGATGCGGGAGAGTCAGGTCTTGCAGGAATGCCGATGGAGATCAGGAGACTGGCGGCAGAACTGCCGGATGCTGGACGTGTCAACTGGCGGGAACTTCTGCATGATTTTGTACAGACTGCATGTGATGATTATGATTACAGCTTTAATCCGGTGGATAGAAGATACTCGGACAGCGAATTTCTGCTTCCGGCATTTAATGAGACAGAGTCGTACAGTGTGGAGGATATATGGTTTGTGGTTGACACCAGTGCATCGGTGGAAGATGAAGCTCTTGAAGTTGTATACGCGGAACTTAAGTCCGCGGTCATGCAGTTCACAAGCTTCAAGGCTATGCTGAGCTTTTTTGACCTCCAGGTCACGGAGCCTGTAGAATTTGACGATGTCGATTCGCTCATGGACATAAAACCTGTGGGTGGAGGCGGAACGGATTTTGATAGCATATTTGAGTATATGGCAGACAATATGGATGAGAAACTTCCGCGGGCGGTAATCATCCTGACTGATGGATATGCAGAATGGCCTGCCGAGGAGATGAGTCAGGGAGTTCCGGTCTTGTGGATAATTGTAGATTCGAACAGAATGTGTCCGTGGGGACTCACTGTGCAGATAGAAGGTGAATAG
- the glgB gene encoding 1,4-alpha-glucan branching protein GlgB yields MRKRIEEWINWVLYDELIASKINAPKHLLGIHDYGEGQIIVVYKPGAIRVEVTSRTGKKVHNMERMTNEGLYAIYFEKKEYDGNKYNVVTTYEDGTVVNSADPYSFESLITDFDTYLFAEGRHYNIYEKLGAHPMTIDGVSGTYFAVWAPHARRVSVVGDFNLWDGNVNPMQITANEGIYELFLPGIEPGAVYKYQIMTRYGEILYKADPYGNQCQMRPENASVVADISSYKWKDSSWMKERDKVSRTDRMRMPMAIYEMHLGSWRKKVEDDDAGFYSYRELAPMVADYVKEMGYTHIELMGISEYPFDGSWGYQVTNYYAPTSRYGAAVDFMYFVDYMHSKGISVILDWVPAHFPRDAHGLGRFDGMPLYEHPDPRRGEHPDWGTYIFDYGRNEVANFLTANALFWVEKFHIDGLRVDAVASMLYLDYGKQDGQWLPNEHGGNENLEAIALMQNINRIMEERNPGAYLIAEESTAWAGVTAPASMDGLGFLFKWNMGWMNDFLEYMQMDPYFRQNNQNMLTFSLSYAYAENYVLVISHDEVVHLKRSMIEKMPGSEENKFANLRTAYGFMYGHPGKKLLFMGQEFAQPREWSEARSLDWFVLDNPLNQGMERYVKALNKLYNTNDAMYANDTDPMGFEWTDCDHPDMSILSFVRRGSTPKKQLLFVCNFTPVERDDYSIPVPCYTTYKEILNSDDVQFGGKGRLNIKAVKAMDKKNARTPYSIDITVPPLSTVVFEYDYTDMTPELEKKEAKAKVAAKKRVDAAKKKAAAAQKKAEQIKNDAEKEVSELKKDAEKKNAELKKDASEISKRFKDDIADMEKSVTVVANDIRKDIKSRKK; encoded by the coding sequence ATGAGAAAAAGAATTGAGGAGTGGATAAACTGGGTGCTCTATGATGAGCTTATAGCCAGTAAGATCAATGCACCAAAGCATTTGCTTGGTATTCACGATTACGGAGAAGGCCAGATAATCGTGGTGTACAAGCCGGGGGCTATCAGAGTAGAGGTTACATCCAGAACCGGCAAGAAAGTTCACAATATGGAGCGCATGACCAACGAAGGTCTGTATGCGATATACTTTGAGAAGAAGGAGTATGATGGTAACAAGTACAATGTTGTAACTACATATGAGGATGGCACGGTTGTGAACAGTGCAGATCCATATTCATTTGAATCACTCATAACAGACTTTGACACATATCTTTTTGCGGAGGGCAGACATTACAATATATATGAGAAGCTGGGCGCGCATCCTATGACGATAGATGGTGTCAGCGGTACATATTTTGCAGTGTGGGCACCACACGCAAGACGTGTCAGTGTGGTCGGAGATTTCAACCTCTGGGATGGAAATGTAAACCCTATGCAGATCACGGCAAATGAGGGAATATACGAGCTGTTCCTTCCTGGCATTGAACCAGGGGCGGTATACAAATACCAGATCATGACCAGGTACGGAGAGATATTATACAAGGCTGACCCGTATGGTAATCAGTGTCAGATGAGGCCGGAGAACGCGTCTGTCGTTGCTGATATAAGCAGTTACAAATGGAAGGACTCATCCTGGATGAAAGAGAGAGACAAAGTCAGCCGTACTGACAGAATGCGCATGCCGATGGCGATATACGAGATGCATCTAGGCTCATGGCGCAAGAAGGTTGAGGACGATGATGCAGGTTTCTATTCATATAGAGAACTTGCACCGATGGTGGCAGATTATGTGAAGGAGATGGGCTACACCCATATTGAGCTTATGGGTATATCAGAATATCCATTTGATGGCTCATGGGGATATCAGGTCACCAATTATTACGCACCGACCAGTAGATACGGAGCTGCGGTGGACTTTATGTATTTTGTTGACTATATGCACAGCAAGGGAATCAGTGTCATTCTTGACTGGGTACCCGCACACTTCCCTAGAGATGCGCATGGTCTTGGAAGATTCGATGGAATGCCTCTCTATGAGCATCCAGATCCAAGACGAGGAGAGCACCCTGACTGGGGTACATATATATTTGACTATGGTAGGAATGAGGTTGCCAATTTCCTCACGGCAAATGCGCTGTTCTGGGTTGAGAAGTTCCACATAGACGGACTCCGTGTGGATGCTGTAGCATCCATGCTGTATCTCGATTATGGCAAGCAGGACGGACAGTGGCTGCCAAATGAACACGGCGGTAATGAAAACCTTGAGGCTATCGCACTCATGCAGAATATAAACCGCATCATGGAGGAGAGAAATCCTGGTGCATATCTCATAGCAGAGGAGTCAACAGCATGGGCAGGGGTAACGGCACCGGCATCCATGGACGGACTCGGATTCCTGTTCAAGTGGAACATGGGTTGGATGAATGATTTCCTTGAGTATATGCAGATGGATCCTTATTTCAGGCAGAACAATCAGAATATGCTTACATTCAGTCTGTCATATGCGTATGCTGAGAACTATGTCCTTGTCATATCCCATGACGAGGTCGTTCATCTCAAGCGTTCAATGATAGAAAAGATGCCGGGCAGCGAGGAGAACAAGTTTGCAAATCTCAGAACGGCCTATGGATTTATGTATGGACATCCAGGCAAAAAACTGCTCTTTATGGGACAGGAATTTGCTCAGCCAAGGGAGTGGAGTGAGGCTAGAAGTCTTGATTGGTTTGTTCTTGACAATCCGCTTAACCAGGGAATGGAGAGATACGTCAAGGCGCTCAACAAACTGTATAATACAAATGATGCGATGTATGCAAATGACACTGATCCGATGGGATTTGAGTGGACAGACTGTGACCATCCGGATATGAGTATACTCTCATTTGTAAGGCGCGGTTCAACACCGAAGAAACAGTTGCTGTTCGTATGTAACTTTACACCAGTTGAGAGAGATGATTACAGCATACCGGTTCCTTGTTATACCACATACAAGGAGATACTGAACTCAGATGATGTACAGTTTGGCGGTAAGGGCAGACTGAACATCAAAGCCGTAAAGGCGATGGACAAGAAGAATGCGAGAACACCATACAGCATAGATATCACAGTTCCGCCGCTTTCCACCGTTGTGTTTGAGTATGATTACACAGACATGACACCTGAGCTTGAAAAGAAGGAGGCTAAGGCTAAGGTTGCTGCAAAGAAGCGTGTGGACGCTGCAAAGAAAAAGGCTGCAGCTGCACAGAAGAAGGCAGAACAGATAAAGAATGACGCGGAGAAAGAGGTATCAGAGCTGAAGAAAGATGCAGAGAAGAAGAACGCTGAGCTGAAGAAAGATGCATCTGAGATATCAAAAAGGTTTAAGGATGATATAGCTGATATGGAAAAGTCAGTGACGGTTGTTGCTAATGACATCAGGAAAGATATAAAGTCACGAAAAAAATAA
- a CDS encoding AAA family ATPase: MSNDINMNIPSVSVDDFVEEMTRVYVPTIKAGYPINMIPAAMLWGPPGVGKSDGVREFADRLGTATDKRVNVTDVRLLLFSPVDLRGVPVADAQRRFTDWLMPRIFDMDASDDVINVLFLDELTAAPPSVQAAAYQITLNRSVGEHRLPDNTIVIAAGNRTTDRSVAYRMPNALANRLMHFQIKVSAGSWMRYALNHGVNPLILGYLSYDSSKLCRAEVGLDVLAYPTPRSWMAVSNVLNAVGETVDPGPYSRLIKANIGEGDAAEFIAWCKVYSKLPKIEDIFAGRKVAYPGAPDVLFALISGIISYAVSAYKMDGDRSLSLTELDNMCRFVNGFPKDYIVCTYRNILQIEGLRDMLVNAEAFISWIKKSDDFVRNNRKLLDQCKF, from the coding sequence ATGAGTAATGATATCAATATGAACATACCATCGGTTTCGGTGGATGATTTTGTGGAGGAAATGACAAGGGTGTATGTTCCGACGATAAAAGCCGGATACCCGATAAATATGATCCCTGCGGCCATGCTGTGGGGGCCTCCGGGTGTTGGAAAGAGTGATGGAGTCAGAGAATTTGCAGACAGGCTTGGAACGGCTACGGACAAGAGGGTGAATGTCACTGATGTAAGGCTTCTGCTCTTTTCTCCAGTTGATCTCAGAGGCGTTCCGGTGGCAGATGCCCAGCGCAGATTTACTGACTGGCTGATGCCGAGAATATTTGATATGGATGCGTCGGATGATGTGATCAACGTGCTGTTCCTTGATGAGCTGACGGCGGCCCCTCCATCGGTTCAGGCGGCTGCATACCAGATAACCCTCAATCGCTCAGTTGGAGAGCACAGACTTCCAGATAACACGATAGTTATTGCAGCAGGAAACAGAACGACAGACCGCTCAGTGGCATACCGCATGCCAAATGCCCTGGCAAACAGACTCATGCATTTTCAGATAAAGGTAAGTGCGGGATCGTGGATGAGATACGCGCTCAACCATGGGGTAAATCCACTCATTCTGGGATATCTGTCCTATGATTCCTCAAAGCTTTGCAGGGCCGAGGTAGGATTGGATGTGCTTGCATACCCGACACCGAGAAGCTGGATGGCGGTCAGCAATGTTCTGAATGCGGTTGGAGAGACAGTGGATCCAGGTCCATACAGCAGACTGATAAAGGCAAATATAGGGGAGGGGGATGCCGCCGAGTTTATAGCCTGGTGCAAGGTATACAGCAAGCTCCCAAAGATCGAGGATATATTCGCTGGACGGAAGGTAGCATATCCGGGAGCTCCGGATGTTCTCTTTGCCTTGATCAGCGGGATAATTTCGTATGCTGTATCTGCATATAAAATGGATGGAGACAGATCACTGTCACTCACAGAACTTGATAATATGTGCAGATTTGTAAATGGATTTCCGAAGGATTACATCGTGTGTACATACAGGAATATACTTCAGATAGAAGGACTTCGCGATATGCTCGTGAATGCGGAGGCATTTATCTCATGGATAAAGAAGTCAGACGATTTTGTGAGGAACAACAGAAAACTTCTTGATCAGTGTAAATTCTAA
- a CDS encoding cold-shock protein has translation MKTGKVKWFNAKKGYGFICDEDGTDVFVHFSALNMEGFKALEEGDTVEYEVVDGEKGPQAANVTKL, from the coding sequence ATGAAGACAGGAAAAGTAAAATGGTTCAATGCAAAGAAGGGCTACGGCTTTATATGTGATGAGGACGGCACAGATGTTTTTGTTCATTTCTCAGCACTGAATATGGAAGGATTCAAAGCTCTTGAAGAGGGGGACACAGTAGAGTATGAGGTCGTGGACGGAGAAAAAGGTCCACAGGCTGCCAATGTGACAAAACTGTAA